One segment of Nocardia farcinica DNA contains the following:
- a CDS encoding PE domain-containing protein: protein MVGHVSISPELILAAAAELDLLAERLAAAATLSGPATHVLPSGAEEVSLLAAQHFNKAAATHDHSIAQGILELHHAANVLRMQLATHVAEDVVKAGVMNSVAGTIGA from the coding sequence ATGGTTGGCCACGTATCGATCTCGCCCGAGCTCATTCTCGCCGCCGCCGCCGAGCTGGACCTGCTCGCCGAGCGGCTGGCCGCGGCCGCCACGCTGAGCGGCCCCGCCACCCACGTGCTGCCCTCCGGTGCGGAAGAGGTCTCGCTCCTGGCCGCCCAGCACTTCAACAAGGCGGCCGCCACCCACGATCATTCGATCGCCCAGGGCATCCTCGAACTGCACCACGCGGCCAACGTCCTGCGCATGCAGCTGGCCACGCACGTCGCGGAGGACGTCGTCAAGGCGGGTGTCATGAACAGCGTCGCCGGAACCATCGGGGCCTGA
- the serS gene encoding serine--tRNA ligase — protein sequence MIDLRLLREDPDAVRASQRARGEDPALVDALLEADAARRAAVATADNLRAEQKAMSKQIGKAPKEERSALLARAQELSVKVKEAEAAQHAADADLDAAHRALSNVVLPAVPAGGEDDYVVLETVGTPPEFDFEPKDHLELGEALGLMDMERGAKVSGSRFYFLTGHGALLQLGLLQLAAQKAVANGFTMMIPPVLVRPEVMAGTGFLGRHAAEVYHLADDDMYLVGTSEVPLAGYHADEILDLSAGPKRYAGWSSCFRREAGSYGKDTRGIIRVHQFDKVEMFVYTTPDQAEAEHERLLAWEREMLAAIEVPYRIIDVAAGDLGSSAARKFDCEAWVPSQQTYRELTSTSNCTTFQARRLSVRYRDENGKPQIAATLNGTLATTRWIVAILENHQRADGSVRVPAALVPFVGTDVLRPPA from the coding sequence ATGATCGACCTCCGACTCCTGCGGGAGGACCCCGACGCGGTGCGCGCCTCGCAGCGTGCCCGCGGCGAAGACCCCGCCCTCGTCGACGCACTGCTCGAGGCGGACGCGGCCCGGCGTGCGGCGGTCGCCACCGCCGACAATCTGCGCGCCGAGCAGAAGGCGATGAGCAAACAGATCGGGAAGGCGCCCAAGGAGGAGCGATCCGCGCTGCTGGCGCGCGCGCAGGAGCTGTCGGTCAAGGTCAAGGAGGCCGAAGCCGCCCAGCACGCGGCCGACGCCGATCTCGACGCCGCGCATCGCGCGCTGTCGAACGTGGTGCTGCCCGCCGTTCCGGCCGGCGGCGAGGACGACTACGTCGTGCTCGAGACCGTGGGCACCCCGCCGGAGTTCGACTTCGAGCCCAAGGACCACCTCGAACTCGGCGAGGCGCTCGGCCTGATGGACATGGAGCGCGGCGCCAAGGTCTCCGGCTCGCGCTTCTACTTCCTCACCGGCCACGGCGCGCTGCTGCAACTGGGCCTGCTGCAACTGGCCGCGCAGAAGGCGGTCGCCAACGGCTTCACCATGATGATCCCGCCGGTGCTGGTGCGCCCGGAGGTGATGGCGGGCACCGGCTTCCTCGGCAGGCACGCCGCGGAGGTCTACCACCTCGCCGACGACGACATGTACCTGGTCGGCACCTCGGAGGTGCCGCTGGCCGGCTACCACGCCGACGAGATCCTCGACCTCAGCGCCGGTCCCAAGCGCTACGCGGGCTGGTCGTCGTGCTTCCGCCGCGAGGCGGGCAGCTACGGCAAGGACACCCGCGGCATCATCCGGGTGCATCAGTTCGACAAGGTCGAGATGTTCGTCTACACCACGCCCGACCAGGCCGAGGCCGAGCACGAGCGGCTGCTGGCCTGGGAGCGGGAAATGCTGGCCGCGATCGAGGTGCCCTACCGCATCATCGACGTCGCGGCGGGCGATCTGGGCAGCTCGGCGGCGCGCAAGTTCGACTGCGAAGCCTGGGTGCCGAGCCAGCAGACCTACCGGGAACTGACCTCGACCTCCAACTGCACCACCTTCCAGGCCCGCAGGCTGTCGGTGCGCTACCGCGACGAGAACGGGAAACCCCAGATCGCGGCGACCCTGAACGGCACGCTGGCCACCACCCGGTGGATCGTGGCGATCCTGGAGAACCATCAGCGGGCCGACGGGTCGGTGCGGGTGCCCGCCGCGCTGGTGCCGTTCGTCGGCACCGATGTGCTGCGGCCACCGGCCTGA
- a CDS encoding DUF2470 domain-containing protein — translation MPNPVLAPSTAERVRSACAHAEQAVLALPGIDPTPTSVHHLRQCGDVVIAVPAGSVAAVLTANSGPGGAAAVLELTDHAPLPLREPVRALVWLRGAVRTVPQSAQRALAGEVAKEFPHPELLDVGHGATLLRLVIDTAVMADATGAESVRVEELRSAQPDPFCQMESAWLQHLDADHPDILEQLARHLPPRLQTGAVHPLAIDRYGLTLRVEGHDGDHDVRLPFTAPVDDVEALSRAVRALAGCPFLNGLRRI, via the coding sequence ATGCCGAATCCCGTCCTCGCGCCGAGCACTGCCGAACGGGTGCGCAGCGCCTGCGCACACGCGGAACAGGCCGTGCTCGCCCTGCCCGGCATCGACCCCACGCCGACCTCGGTGCATCACCTGCGCCAGTGCGGCGACGTGGTGATCGCCGTGCCCGCGGGGTCGGTGGCCGCCGTGCTGACGGCGAACTCGGGGCCGGGTGGCGCCGCGGCGGTGCTCGAGCTCACCGATCACGCGCCGCTGCCGCTGCGCGAGCCGGTGCGGGCGCTGGTCTGGCTGCGCGGTGCGGTGCGCACGGTGCCGCAGTCGGCGCAGCGGGCGTTGGCCGGCGAGGTCGCCAAGGAGTTCCCGCACCCGGAACTGCTCGACGTCGGCCACGGCGCCACCCTGCTGCGGCTGGTGATCGACACCGCGGTGATGGCCGACGCGACCGGCGCGGAATCGGTGCGCGTGGAGGAACTCCGCTCGGCCCAGCCGGATCCCTTCTGCCAGATGGAGTCGGCCTGGCTGCAACACCTCGACGCCGACCACCCCGACATCCTCGAGCAACTGGCCCGGCACCTGCCGCCGCGCTTGCAGACCGGCGCCGTGCACCCGCTGGCCATCGACCGCTACGGCCTGACCCTGCGCGTCGAAGGCCACGACGGCGACCACGACGTGCGGTTGCCGTTCACCGCGCCCGTCGACGACGTCGAGGCGCTGAGCCGGGCGGTGCGGGCGCTGGCCGGCTGCCCCTTCCTCAACGGATTGCGCCGGATCTGA
- the pheA gene encoding prephenate dehydratase: MPRIAYFGPTGTFTEMALAELESSGHFDGPVERVAAPSQPAALDLIRSGAVEGAVVPIESSIEGSISATLDSLAIGPRLQIVAETELEVSFEILARPGTTLADVRTLAAFPVAAAQVRMWVERTLPQVRMYTSASNAAAAEDVVAGHAEAAVSTALAGQRLGLVALASKVVDYEQAVTRFVLVRRPCVAPPATGADRTSIVLELPNVPGSLMRAFAEFATRGIDLTRIESRPTRTGLGTYRFYLDCVGHIDDAAVAEALKALHRTARIRFLGSWPATSATGTPPPSDEEAAQWLTQLRKGVADL; encoded by the coding sequence GTGCCGCGTATCGCCTACTTCGGACCCACCGGAACGTTCACCGAGATGGCCCTGGCCGAGCTCGAATCCTCCGGCCATTTCGATGGCCCCGTCGAGCGGGTCGCCGCCCCGTCGCAACCGGCGGCGCTGGATCTGATCCGATCCGGCGCCGTCGAGGGCGCCGTGGTGCCGATCGAGAGCTCGATCGAGGGCTCCATCTCGGCCACCCTCGATTCGCTGGCGATCGGCCCGCGGCTGCAGATCGTGGCCGAGACCGAGCTGGAGGTCAGTTTCGAGATCCTGGCCAGGCCGGGCACCACGCTGGCCGACGTACGCACGCTGGCGGCGTTCCCGGTGGCGGCGGCGCAGGTGCGGATGTGGGTCGAGCGCACGCTGCCGCAGGTGCGGATGTACACCTCGGCGTCCAACGCGGCGGCGGCCGAGGACGTGGTGGCCGGGCACGCGGAGGCGGCGGTGTCGACGGCGTTGGCCGGCCAGCGGCTCGGCCTGGTGGCGCTGGCCTCGAAAGTGGTCGACTACGAGCAGGCGGTGACCCGCTTCGTGCTGGTGCGCCGCCCCTGCGTGGCACCGCCCGCCACCGGCGCCGACCGCACCTCGATCGTGCTGGAACTGCCGAACGTGCCCGGCTCGCTGATGCGGGCGTTCGCCGAGTTCGCCACCCGGGGCATCGACCTCACCCGCATCGAATCGCGGCCGACCCGAACGGGTCTGGGCACCTATCGGTTCTATCTGGATTGCGTCGGCCACATCGACGACGCCGCGGTCGCCGAGGCATTGAAGGCGCTGCACCGGACCGCGCGCATCCGGTTCCTCGGCTCGTGGCCCGCGACCTCCGCGACCGGCACGCCACCACCCTCGGACGAGGAGGCGGCGCAGTGGCTGACGCAGCTACGGAAGGGAGTGGCGGACCTATGA
- a CDS encoding septum formation family protein → MSQDDVSQTPQQPRPGAGRPARARRSRAGSGNDSALARVREVRLSAPKLRWGLLAAAAGAVVAALVTLFVTGFENEKGLEAHNPAAPAHTVLDKEFGTASAGDCLTWSKPDRSDLMKVACDNRHLFEVAADIDMSRYPGVEFGPGSRFPDSLRLTELKEEHCVPAVQRYMNGKFDPRGRYVVGLMYPSPEGWKNGDRTLRCGLQFSASTGAPLPTTGSAATQDQSKVFAAGTCLGINQNLPTDPVDCAQEHAVEIVSTVDLGTHFTGGPPAKADQDKFVEEQCTTAVNDYLGSPDAIRNKTLTLFFDYVDARSWLAGSRKLDCMIGKGTDREGFAPIIGSARGDILINGQAPVPPPNSGRSTPTPLPGAAPLPPQPQPR, encoded by the coding sequence GTGTCCCAGGATGATGTGTCCCAGACACCGCAGCAGCCCCGGCCGGGGGCGGGCAGGCCGGCGCGCGCACGTCGGTCCCGCGCAGGCTCGGGGAACGATTCCGCCCTGGCCCGGGTGCGCGAGGTGCGCCTGTCGGCGCCGAAACTGCGCTGGGGGCTGCTCGCCGCGGCCGCGGGCGCGGTGGTCGCCGCGCTGGTGACGCTGTTCGTCACCGGCTTCGAGAACGAGAAGGGGCTGGAGGCCCACAATCCCGCCGCACCCGCGCACACCGTGCTGGACAAGGAGTTCGGCACCGCCTCCGCCGGCGACTGCCTGACCTGGAGCAAGCCCGACCGCAGCGACCTGATGAAGGTCGCCTGCGACAACCGGCACCTGTTCGAGGTGGCCGCCGATATCGACATGAGCCGTTACCCCGGAGTGGAGTTCGGCCCGGGCTCCCGCTTCCCGGATTCGCTGCGCCTGACCGAACTCAAGGAGGAGCACTGCGTGCCCGCGGTGCAGCGGTACATGAACGGCAAGTTCGACCCGCGCGGCCGCTACGTGGTCGGTCTGATGTATCCGAGCCCGGAGGGCTGGAAGAACGGCGACCGCACGCTGCGCTGCGGCCTGCAGTTCTCGGCCAGCACCGGCGCGCCGCTGCCCACCACCGGCAGCGCGGCCACGCAGGACCAGTCCAAGGTCTTCGCGGCGGGCACCTGCCTCGGCATCAACCAGAACCTGCCCACCGATCCGGTGGACTGCGCGCAGGAGCACGCGGTGGAGATCGTGTCCACGGTCGATCTGGGCACGCACTTCACCGGCGGCCCGCCCGCCAAGGCCGATCAGGACAAGTTCGTCGAGGAGCAGTGCACCACGGCGGTCAACGACTATCTCGGCTCGCCCGACGCCATCCGCAACAAGACGCTGACGCTGTTCTTCGACTACGTCGACGCGCGCAGCTGGCTGGCGGGCAGCCGCAAGCTGGACTGCATGATCGGCAAGGGCACCGACCGGGAGGGCTTCGCCCCCATCATCGGTTCCGCCCGCGGCGACATCCTGATCAACGGGCAAGCCCCTGTGCCACCGCCGAATTCGGGCCGGTCCACCCCCACCCCGCTGCCCGGCGCCGCCCCGCTGCCGCCGCAGCCGCAGCCGCGGTAG
- a CDS encoding metallopeptidase family protein: protein MAVSMSEDRFEELVSDALDLIPPELTGAIDNVVVLIEPRDPDDPHLLGLYRGIALTERDSHYGGALPDTVTIYRDAILEICADEAEVVEEVAVTVIHEIAHYFGIDEERLHQLGWG, encoded by the coding sequence ATGGCGGTCTCCATGTCCGAGGACCGGTTCGAGGAGCTGGTCTCCGATGCGCTCGACCTCATCCCGCCCGAATTGACCGGCGCCATCGACAATGTCGTGGTGCTGATCGAGCCACGCGACCCCGACGACCCGCACCTGCTCGGGCTCTACCGCGGCATCGCGCTGACCGAGCGCGACAGTCATTACGGCGGTGCGCTTCCCGACACCGTGACCATCTATCGCGACGCGATCCTGGAGATCTGCGCCGACGAGGCCGAGGTGGTCGAGGAGGTCGCGGTGACCGTGATCCACGAGATCGCGCACTACTTCGGGATTGACGAAGAGCGGCTGCATCAGTTGGGATGGGGTTAG
- a CDS encoding putative bifunctional diguanylate cyclase/phosphodiesterase: MARTTGAFYVMGGVLGLVITAVAPGDEGNRPLVGTAAAIALALGLTLLAWGPRLPHGIHHGYVAIATVLITIAVYAFPNTVGAISLAAFYVFIACDAALFFRWPQAAAHIAFAVVLCLWSLPTRDLPWWSGIIPAGVTFGVGVVVGILTRMASEADIDVLTGLLNRRGFDRALNTAIEHATRSGQGLALVLVDLDRFQKINDHLGHRAGDAVLQRVADTWSKLLAPDQRLARYGGDAFALLLPNTTEQAAILLTEQLRAAVTTGCSAGVTSWQPGESGSLLVSRADVGLYRAKQAGRNRTVLESSRQLPLAVELREAIDRGALDVHYQPIVSLTEGGGKAVGVEALLRWSSSAQPDVTTEGLIRVAEEYDLIADLDELVLRRACADAARLQETFAQLDLTLNVNVSGLELAEAGYADRVSDILSATGWPADQLVLEVTESELAAESQTAIANLHTLRERGVRIAIDDFGTGYSSLSRLATLPSDILKVDQSFVAAIRSDSPAPPLLGVIAALSNALDLQVIAEGVETEYQAAVLTELGFALAQGYHYSDSHPVSELINDLNYGQGRVGSGQSERADTVASNGWVPLS; this comes from the coding sequence ATGGCGAGGACCACCGGGGCGTTCTACGTCATGGGTGGCGTGCTCGGCCTGGTGATCACCGCGGTCGCTCCGGGCGACGAGGGTAATCGGCCGCTGGTCGGTACGGCGGCGGCGATCGCGCTGGCGCTGGGCCTGACGCTGCTCGCCTGGGGTCCGCGGTTGCCACACGGGATCCATCACGGGTACGTCGCCATCGCGACCGTGTTGATCACCATCGCGGTCTACGCGTTCCCGAACACCGTCGGCGCCATCAGCCTGGCCGCCTTCTACGTCTTCATCGCCTGCGACGCCGCATTGTTCTTCCGCTGGCCGCAAGCCGCCGCGCACATCGCCTTCGCGGTGGTGCTGTGCCTGTGGTCGCTGCCGACCAGGGACCTGCCGTGGTGGTCGGGGATCATCCCGGCGGGCGTGACGTTCGGCGTCGGTGTCGTGGTCGGCATCCTCACGCGCATGGCCTCCGAGGCGGACATCGACGTGCTCACCGGCCTGCTCAACCGCCGCGGCTTCGACCGCGCGCTGAACACCGCCATCGAGCACGCCACCCGCAGCGGGCAGGGCCTGGCGCTGGTGCTGGTCGACCTGGACCGCTTCCAGAAGATCAACGACCATCTCGGCCACCGCGCCGGTGACGCGGTGCTGCAACGGGTCGCCGACACCTGGTCGAAACTGCTCGCCCCGGACCAGCGGCTGGCCCGCTACGGCGGCGACGCCTTCGCGCTGCTGCTGCCCAACACCACCGAACAGGCCGCGATCCTGCTCACCGAGCAGCTGCGCGCGGCGGTCACCACCGGCTGCTCGGCGGGCGTCACCTCGTGGCAGCCGGGCGAGTCCGGGTCGCTGCTGGTCAGTCGCGCCGACGTCGGCCTGTACCGGGCCAAGCAGGCGGGCCGGAACCGGACCGTGCTGGAGTCCTCGCGGCAGCTGCCGCTGGCGGTGGAACTGCGCGAAGCCATCGACCGCGGCGCGCTGGACGTGCACTACCAGCCGATCGTCAGCCTCACCGAGGGCGGCGGCAAGGCGGTCGGCGTGGAGGCACTGCTGCGCTGGTCGTCGAGCGCGCAGCCCGACGTCACCACCGAGGGCCTGATCCGGGTGGCCGAGGAGTACGACCTCATCGCCGACCTCGACGAGCTGGTGCTGCGCCGCGCCTGCGCCGACGCGGCCCGGTTGCAGGAGACCTTCGCCCAGCTCGACCTGACGCTCAATGTCAACGTCAGCGGACTGGAACTGGCGGAGGCCGGGTACGCCGACCGGGTCTCGGACATCCTGTCCGCCACCGGCTGGCCCGCCGACCAGCTGGTGCTCGAGGTGACCGAGAGCGAGCTGGCCGCCGAATCCCAGACCGCCATCGCCAACCTGCACACCCTGCGCGAGCGCGGCGTGCGGATCGCCATCGACGACTTCGGCACCGGCTACTCCTCGCTCAGCCGACTGGCCACCCTGCCCAGCGACATCCTCAAGGTGGACCAGTCCTTCGTCGCCGCGATCCGCTCCGACTCGCCCGCTCCGCCGCTGCTCGGCGTCATCGCCGCGCTGAGCAACGCGCTCGATCTCCAGGTGATCGCCGAGGGTGTGGAGACCGAGTACCAGGCCGCGGTGCTCACCGAACTCGGGTTCGCGCTGGCGCAGGGCTATCACTACAGCGATTCGCATCCGGTGTCGGAGTTGATCAACGACCTCAACTACGGCCAGGGCCGGGTCGGTTCCGGCCAGTCCGAGCGCGCGGACACGGTGGCATCCAACGGCTGGGTGCCGCTCAGCTGA
- a CDS encoding MFS transporter has protein sequence MLFKGSREFVPLYALYALLFADHGLTTAQISSLFALWSITSFVLEVPSGAWADTVSRRGLLVLSGALVAAAFTVWTAAPSYLGFALGFVLWGVAGALESGTFEALIYDDLAARERAGEYARVMGYARAAAEGAVVVAILAAAPLYALGGYGLVGWLSVAIALAHTALACGLPSVPKAGSVAEIDAAPEPVVPGHPPVRGEPRATEHSVGERWVRRVADADSGPPARAVAADGDATTVAGGDGVAARYLRMLRAGVGETVRTPRIRRAVLLGSMLFGITAYDEYFALLAQSVGVPTAVVPVLIGVTVVGSMTGTLLAGRTSGWPGPRLAVMVAVGGLLFVAGALVAGLAAGRPGWVYPLTAAGFIALGVGYGAVLNAEIVADARLQDAIEGTARATVTSVSGLLAEVVALAVFGLAALAGTWLSMAVTLAVLGALMLGVAALTPSWLPRPAADPATVDGR, from the coding sequence GTGCTCTTCAAGGGCTCGCGCGAATTCGTTCCGCTCTACGCGCTCTACGCGCTGCTGTTCGCCGACCACGGCCTGACCACCGCACAGATCTCTTCGCTGTTCGCGCTCTGGTCGATCACGTCGTTCGTGCTGGAGGTGCCCTCCGGCGCCTGGGCGGACACGGTGTCCCGGCGCGGGCTGCTCGTGCTCAGCGGTGCCTTGGTCGCGGCGGCGTTCACGGTCTGGACCGCCGCGCCGTCCTACCTCGGTTTCGCTCTCGGCTTCGTGCTGTGGGGTGTGGCGGGGGCGTTGGAATCGGGCACCTTCGAGGCGCTGATCTACGACGACCTGGCCGCGCGCGAGCGGGCGGGGGAGTACGCGCGGGTGATGGGATACGCCCGCGCCGCCGCGGAAGGCGCGGTGGTGGTGGCGATCCTCGCCGCCGCGCCGCTGTACGCGCTCGGCGGATACGGGCTGGTCGGATGGTTGAGCGTGGCAATCGCGCTGGCCCACACCGCCCTCGCGTGCGGGCTGCCGAGCGTGCCGAAGGCCGGATCGGTCGCCGAGATCGACGCGGCACCCGAGCCGGTGGTGCCCGGTCACCCGCCGGTGCGCGGTGAACCGCGCGCCACCGAGCACAGCGTGGGCGAGCGGTGGGTGCGTCGGGTGGCCGACGCGGATTCGGGGCCGCCCGCGCGGGCGGTGGCTGCCGATGGCGACGCGACGACGGTAGCGGGCGGTGACGGGGTGGCCGCGCGGTACCTGCGGATGCTGCGGGCGGGGGTGGGCGAGACGGTGCGGACTCCCCGGATCCGCCGTGCCGTCCTGTTGGGTTCGATGCTGTTCGGCATCACCGCCTACGACGAGTACTTCGCCCTGCTCGCGCAGTCGGTGGGTGTGCCGACGGCGGTGGTGCCGGTGCTGATCGGGGTGACCGTGGTGGGTTCGATGACCGGCACGCTGCTGGCCGGGCGCACCAGCGGGTGGCCGGGGCCCAGGCTGGCGGTGATGGTGGCCGTGGGCGGCCTGTTGTTCGTCGCCGGCGCCCTCGTCGCTGGGCTGGCCGCCGGCCGCCCGGGCTGGGTGTACCCGCTCACCGCGGCCGGTTTCATCGCCCTCGGCGTCGGCTACGGCGCCGTGCTCAACGCCGAGATCGTCGCCGATGCCCGCCTCCAGGACGCCATCGAAGGCACGGCCCGTGCCACCGTCACCTCGGTGTCCGGACTGCTCGCCGAAGTCGTCGCCCTCGCGGTCTTCGGGCTCGCCGCACTCGCCGGGACCTGGCTGTCGATGGCGGTGACCCTCGCCGTGCTCGGCGCGCTCATGCTCGGCGTCGCGGCACTGACCCCGTCGTGGTTGCCGCGCCCCGCCGCCGATCCGGCCACCGTCGACGGGCGGTGA
- a CDS encoding ESX secretion-associated protein EspG, with protein MTILGAGRGPSMLGGVTLALDEMQFLLEKLEFDELPVVLQAVGRYDNQADHDAAMQVAENSLVERDLLIDGVVHRELEDRLRTLYRPHWVLALRLVVEGQVSRMCLAQGDDMAVVALRGPQSYVVDEVDEDLPGPLVAALGSAEPLELESMNAQTELLAPIFGDAGDSAATANRLAKVCQPARDVQTLASALVEIRSHTQISGVVYGDGTREIADSHVAVFDTRGGRIVLTASVADDGTKWTSISSGTTARLRTAIQDLIDSLPEREKFPPVVTEPI; from the coding sequence GTGACGATCCTCGGTGCGGGCCGCGGTCCGTCGATGCTCGGCGGCGTCACCCTGGCGCTGGACGAGATGCAGTTCCTTCTGGAGAAGCTGGAGTTCGACGAACTACCGGTCGTGCTGCAGGCGGTCGGCCGCTACGACAACCAGGCCGACCACGACGCGGCGATGCAGGTCGCCGAGAACTCCCTCGTCGAGCGGGATCTTCTGATCGACGGGGTGGTGCACCGGGAACTCGAGGACCGGTTGCGCACGCTCTACCGCCCGCACTGGGTGCTGGCGTTGCGCCTGGTCGTCGAGGGGCAGGTCAGCAGGATGTGCCTGGCGCAGGGCGACGACATGGCCGTCGTCGCCCTGCGCGGGCCGCAGTCCTACGTGGTCGACGAGGTGGACGAGGACCTGCCGGGTCCGCTCGTCGCCGCGCTCGGTTCGGCCGAGCCGCTCGAACTGGAGAGCATGAACGCCCAAACCGAGTTGCTCGCCCCGATTTTCGGCGACGCCGGGGACTCCGCGGCCACCGCGAATCGGCTCGCCAAAGTCTGCCAGCCCGCCCGGGACGTGCAGACCCTGGCCTCCGCGCTGGTCGAGATCCGTTCGCACACCCAGATTTCCGGGGTGGTCTACGGCGACGGCACCCGCGAGATCGCCGACAGCCACGTCGCCGTGTTCGACACCAGGGGCGGCCGGATCGTGTTGACCGCCAGCGTCGCCGACGACGGCACCAAATGGACCTCGATCAGCAGCGGCACCACGGCCCGGCTGCGGACCGCGATCCAAGATCTCATCGACTCGTTGCCCGAGCGCGAGAAGTTCCCGCCGGTCGTCACCGAACCGATCTGA
- a CDS encoding histidine phosphatase family protein, whose amino-acid sequence MTGAGSAGRLILVRHGETEGNVAKLLDTRVPGLPLTERGAAQAKTFGSTLLTPPRVLFTSEALRARQTASFIEAATGVAASVLEGVHEVQAGDLEGLNDEEAHRTFQRIYRAWHEGDLKVAVPGGESGADVLDRFLPVIEDLRQRFLDPEANTGDVLLVNHGAAMRLVARTLTGVGPPFTTNNHLDNTETIELVPRLDGGWECVRWGRFVPPFGYEVSPTADDPMG is encoded by the coding sequence ATGACGGGGGCGGGTTCCGCGGGCAGGCTGATCCTGGTCCGGCACGGCGAGACCGAGGGCAACGTGGCCAAGCTGCTGGACACCAGGGTGCCCGGCCTGCCGTTGACCGAACGCGGTGCGGCGCAGGCGAAGACGTTCGGCTCGACGCTGCTGACGCCGCCGCGGGTGCTGTTCACCTCGGAGGCGCTGCGAGCCAGGCAGACCGCGAGTTTCATCGAGGCCGCGACCGGAGTGGCCGCGTCGGTGCTCGAGGGTGTGCACGAGGTGCAGGCCGGTGACCTGGAGGGCCTCAACGACGAAGAGGCGCACCGTACCTTCCAGCGCATCTACCGGGCCTGGCACGAAGGTGATCTGAAGGTGGCGGTGCCCGGCGGCGAATCCGGCGCGGACGTACTGGACCGGTTCCTGCCCGTGATCGAGGACCTGCGGCAGCGTTTCCTCGATCCGGAGGCCAACACCGGCGATGTGCTGCTGGTGAACCACGGCGCGGCCATGCGCCTGGTCGCGCGCACGCTGACCGGGGTCGGCCCGCCGTTCACCACGAACAACCACCTGGACAACACCGAGACCATCGAGCTGGTGCCGCGTCTGGACGGCGGCTGGGAATGCGTGCGGTGGGGCAGGTTCGTGCCACCGTTCGGGTACGAGGTGTCGCCGACCGCCGATGATCCGATGGGCTGA
- a CDS encoding PPE domain-containing protein, which yields MTAGITGVFWLPRMAEANSIALNAGAHAVPISAAATAWGALTAAWVDATATVTRVMAELGVGMQGVNGIAALSRLVGFTGWAEQQGVMAAAMGSKAAANATAYTVASLAMPSLPEILATNAAVVASANPAGAVSGAFEAAELAKHAMDLRAALVMETYEAATTAVVTTPGEFQAPPPIADGAGTASPAQSAETSFQGDPVQTALATAASVVNNPAVVSAATQAANVAGTVATSGVSTVGNLGASAIAAATGAAPAAPVAAAPAAVMGAGPAAGGAGAAATRSATVGLGGSVNLQNGSLKLPEGWGSGLQSAAPAATPATEVVARVETAPARAANAPGSPLLGRTQSAEDEETEHKAADYLRGDHFGDGRYAADGVIGADPAGTAR from the coding sequence ATGACCGCAGGTATCACCGGGGTGTTCTGGCTGCCCCGCATGGCCGAAGCCAATTCCATCGCGCTGAACGCGGGCGCGCACGCCGTCCCGATCTCGGCGGCGGCCACCGCCTGGGGTGCGCTCACCGCGGCCTGGGTGGACGCGACCGCCACCGTCACGCGGGTGATGGCCGAGCTCGGCGTCGGCATGCAGGGTGTCAACGGCATCGCGGCGCTCTCGCGGCTGGTCGGGTTCACCGGCTGGGCCGAGCAGCAGGGCGTCATGGCCGCCGCGATGGGCTCCAAGGCCGCCGCCAACGCCACCGCCTACACCGTGGCGTCGCTGGCGATGCCCAGCCTGCCCGAGATCCTCGCCACCAACGCCGCCGTGGTCGCCTCGGCCAACCCGGCGGGCGCGGTGTCCGGCGCGTTCGAGGCCGCCGAGCTGGCCAAGCACGCGATGGACCTGCGCGCGGCCCTGGTGATGGAGACCTACGAGGCGGCCACCACCGCCGTCGTCACCACGCCCGGCGAGTTCCAGGCGCCGCCGCCGATCGCCGACGGCGCGGGCACCGCGTCCCCGGCGCAGTCCGCCGAGACCTCGTTCCAGGGCGATCCGGTGCAGACCGCGCTCGCGACCGCCGCGTCCGTGGTGAACAACCCGGCCGTGGTCAGCGCCGCCACCCAGGCGGCCAACGTCGCGGGCACCGTCGCGACCTCCGGCGTCAGCACGGTCGGCAACCTCGGCGCGAGCGCCATCGCCGCCGCCACCGGCGCCGCACCGGCGGCCCCGGTCGCCGCGGCCCCGGCCGCCGTCATGGGGGCGGGTCCGGCCGCGGGCGGTGCGGGTGCGGCGGCCACCCGGTCGGCCACGGTCGGCCTGGGCGGTTCGGTCAACCTGCAGAACGGTTCGCTCAAGCTGCCGGAGGGCTGGGGCTCGGGCCTGCAGTCCGCCGCACCGGCGGCGACGCCGGCCACCGAGGTGGTCGCCCGGGTGGAGACCGCGCCCGCGCGCGCCGCCAACGCACCGGGCAGCCCGCTGCTCGGCCGCACCCAGTCGGCCGAGGACGAGGAGACCGAGCACAAGGCCGCGGACTACCTGCGTGGCGATCACTTCGGCGACGGCCGCTACGCCGCGGACGGGGTGATCGGCGCCGATCCCGCCGGGACGGCTCGGTGA